One Moorella sp. E308F genomic region harbors:
- a CDS encoding Ig-like domain-containing protein produces the protein MFHKRYLKTVAYFVLLFLLLAALPGSSARASVPQAVGFILLSAGRDGVIGTDDDIYVTGNREVVKGKVDLAALGLTQGDLIPSSGEAPAQGDTAFVPASIVLMSDKASAPADGATAVTLTATVEDSSGQAVSGVTVRFETTLGVINPQEATTDQNGTAKTVLSSSTAGTAKVRASVGNLSAECDVVFLASNISEVEPNDSMNQAQEITIGQTVEGYIGYTDPSSGYRDSYDWYKITIPVDGRLEINYNSDSAYAELSLYNSNGNYITSSGVSKSAPIMSDLAAGTYYIQVYYNSGNPAGYTLTTGLTPSHQVSVYLGCYELRLEGNNVLPATKYLRIYQDGVRKYQLAFTSGTIVTAYTLRDANGKLCIDYSYDSYLYSNGVYTYWKSITNSFSTNFNVPCN, from the coding sequence ATGTTTCACAAACGGTATCTTAAAACGGTCGCTTATTTCGTTCTTTTGTTTCTGCTCCTCGCCGCTCTCCCCGGCAGTTCGGCCAGGGCTTCCGTTCCGCAGGCCGTGGGTTTCATCCTTCTCTCCGCCGGTAGGGACGGGGTAATCGGGACGGACGACGACATCTACGTCACGGGAAATAGAGAAGTGGTGAAGGGAAAGGTTGACCTCGCCGCTTTAGGGCTTACCCAAGGTGATTTGATACCTTCCAGCGGTGAAGCACCCGCACAGGGAGATACCGCTTTTGTTCCTGCTTCCATAGTCCTTATGTCTGATAAAGCTAGTGCCCCGGCGGACGGTGCGACGGCGGTCACTTTAACCGCAACAGTTGAAGACAGCAGCGGGCAAGCGGTGAGCGGTGTAACGGTGCGTTTTGAAACGACCCTGGGGGTGATAAACCCGCAGGAAGCGACAACGGATCAAAACGGCACAGCTAAAACCGTGCTGTCTTCTTCAACTGCGGGAACAGCAAAGGTCAGAGCAAGTGTCGGTAATTTGTCAGCTGAATGCGATGTGGTATTTTTGGCAAGTAACATAAGCGAAGTCGAACCAAATGATAGTATGAACCAAGCCCAAGAGATTACCATAGGGCAGACTGTCGAAGGGTATATAGGATATACTGACCCATCATCAGGGTATAGAGATAGCTACGACTGGTATAAGATAACCATTCCGGTTGACGGTAGGTTGGAGATAAACTACAATAGCGATAGTGCTTATGCAGAACTGTCTTTATATAACAGTAACGGCAATTACATTACAAGCTCGGGAGTCTCCAAATCCGCACCTATCATGTCTGACCTAGCGGCAGGCACATACTATATACAAGTCTACTATAACAGTGGTAACCCGGCGGGATATACGCTAACAACAGGGTTAACACCATCTCATCAGGTTTCGGTTTATTTGGGATGTTATGAACTTAGGCTGGAAGGAAATAACGTATTGCCAGCGACTAAATATCTTAGGATTTATCAGGATGGCGTTCGTAAGTATCAGCTAGCTTTTACAAGTGGCACTATAGTAACTGCATATACTTTGCGCGATGCAAATGGAAAGCTTTGCATTGACTATAGTTATGATTCTTATTTATATTCCAATGGGGTTTATACTTACTGGAAAAGTATTACTAATAGTTTTAGCACTAACTTTAATGTGCCCTGCAACTAA
- a CDS encoding GspE/PulE family protein, which translates to MHDGVIDLLLSKNLITPDDIREAESARRNAKISLLDALISLKKISPEEAADAVAEYYGLERAARLGETRPAQVLPAELARKHRVFPVKVEGDNLYVATDDPTDVGTTDALRVATGMNVVPVVCTARELDRAIQKWYGGQENVAAEEEDVNPDEFAAEIRDSPAVRLVREIIEGALSEGASDVHIEPRRGKFVVRLRVNGVLVKKAEYPKQLHQSVISRIKVMSGLNIAERRLPQDGRARIVEPRDADLRVSILPTVHGEKAVLRIFDRSQAAPRLEALGYEGDALAKLREAYKAPYGMILVTGPTGSGKTTSLYAALNELISDRVNIVTVEDPPEYELPGVNHVAVNARAGLDFAAALRSILRQDPDVILVGEIRDSETARVAVQAALTGHLVLSTLHTNDAASAPVRLVDMGVEPYLVASSLLCVVAQRLVRTVCPRCREEYSLPPDSPAGAFMEGFGQTAWRGIGCPRCGYTGYVGRTAVAEVMRVTRTIRELIRRNAAADEIRDAAMREGMTPLAETARAKVASGVTTVEDAMKVVYSGWD; encoded by the coding sequence ATGCACGACGGCGTTATCGACCTCCTCCTGTCCAAAAACCTCATAACCCCCGACGACATCCGCGAGGCCGAATCCGCCCGGCGCAATGCTAAGATAAGCCTGCTTGACGCTCTCATCTCGCTGAAAAAGATCTCGCCCGAAGAGGCGGCGGACGCGGTGGCTGAATATTACGGCCTCGAAAGGGCGGCCCGCCTGGGGGAGACGCGGCCCGCGCAGGTTTTGCCAGCTGAACTGGCCAGGAAGCACAGGGTGTTCCCGGTGAAGGTCGAGGGGGACAACCTCTACGTCGCCACCGACGACCCCACAGACGTCGGGACCACGGACGCGCTGCGGGTCGCTACGGGCATGAACGTCGTACCGGTGGTGTGTACGGCGAGGGAGCTCGACCGGGCTATCCAGAAATGGTACGGCGGCCAGGAGAACGTGGCCGCCGAGGAAGAAGACGTGAACCCGGACGAGTTCGCCGCCGAGATCCGCGATTCGCCGGCCGTCAGGCTGGTGCGCGAAATAATCGAGGGGGCGTTATCCGAGGGGGCCAGCGACGTCCACATCGAGCCGCGGCGGGGAAAATTCGTCGTGCGGCTGCGGGTCAACGGTGTATTGGTCAAAAAAGCCGAATACCCGAAGCAATTGCACCAATCCGTCATCTCGCGGATCAAGGTCATGTCCGGCCTCAACATAGCGGAGCGGCGCTTGCCCCAGGATGGGCGGGCACGGATCGTCGAGCCGCGGGACGCCGACCTGCGCGTGTCCATCCTGCCCACCGTCCACGGCGAGAAAGCGGTTCTCAGGATTTTCGACCGCTCGCAAGCTGCGCCGCGGCTGGAAGCCCTGGGCTACGAAGGCGATGCCCTCGCGAAGCTTCGGGAAGCGTACAAAGCACCCTATGGCATGATCCTCGTCACCGGCCCCACCGGCTCCGGCAAGACCACCAGCCTTTACGCCGCCCTGAACGAGCTTATTTCGGACAGGGTCAACATCGTCACGGTCGAAGACCCGCCCGAATACGAATTGCCGGGCGTCAACCACGTGGCGGTCAACGCCAGGGCCGGCCTCGATTTCGCCGCGGCGCTGCGTTCCATCCTGCGACAGGACCCGGACGTGATCCTGGTGGGCGAGATCCGCGACAGCGAGACGGCCCGAGTGGCCGTCCAGGCGGCCCTCACCGGCCACCTGGTCCTCTCGACCCTGCACACGAACGACGCCGCCTCGGCCCCGGTGCGGCTCGTAGATATGGGCGTGGAGCCATACCTGGTGGCGTCGTCGCTCCTCTGCGTGGTCGCCCAGCGGCTCGTCCGGACCGTGTGCCCCCGCTGCCGCGAGGAATACTCCTTGCCCCCGGACAGCCCGGCCGGCGCGTTCATGGAAGGCTTCGGGCAGACGGCGTGGCGGGGCATCGGGTGCCCCCGGTGCGGTTATACGGGCTACGTGGGGCGGACGGCCGTGGCGGAAGTCATGCGGGTCACGCGAACCATCCGCGAGCTCATCCGCCGCAACGCCGCCGCGGACGAGATAAGGGACGCCGCCATGAGGGAAGGCATGACGCCGCTGGCCGAGACGGCGCGGGCCAAAGTGGCGTCCGGGGTGACGACGGTGGAGGATGCGATGAAAGTGGTATATTCGGGATGGGATTGA
- a CDS encoding type II secretion system F family protein, translating to MVFLVEAYVNNRRQTFTIEAENAKEVPELLFERTGAGRTTILSVTPVRAARHAAAARLRRGRVGPKELELFCRQLQAMLSAGMTLLESLKTLEEQTASRKLKHALNDIAANVRSGFSFASSLKGHPDIFNPLFCSMVETAEESGRLEETLLRLADVLRRDQEFKGKLKQAMAYPLVVLSLAAAVVTGLFTFVVPKFTTLLAANDVPLPLLTRFMMAVAGHFVWIAAGAAAIAAGAAAAWRSVRKNENVSARVEALLLRVPVFGRIVCYLNLSQILWTLATLLRTGVNLVRSLDILAGATSYASLKREIALARLAVEKGDTLSAGFQGSMWLPPVERQMMAVGERSGNLDRMVEHAAGLLEKEAEMILGRIPSLMEAGITIAVGVGVLVVMLSLFLPIVSMYQTVK from the coding sequence ATGGTCTTCCTCGTAGAAGCCTACGTCAACAACCGCCGCCAGACGTTCACCATTGAGGCCGAAAACGCCAAAGAGGTGCCGGAGCTTTTGTTCGAGCGGACGGGGGCGGGCCGGACCACTATTTTAAGCGTGACCCCGGTCCGGGCGGCCAGGCACGCCGCCGCGGCTCGGCTCCGCCGCGGCCGGGTAGGGCCGAAGGAATTGGAGCTTTTCTGCCGCCAATTGCAGGCTATGCTTTCGGCGGGCATGACGCTCTTAGAATCCCTCAAGACGCTCGAAGAGCAGACGGCCAGCCGGAAGCTGAAGCACGCCCTTAACGACATCGCCGCCAACGTCCGGTCGGGCTTTTCTTTCGCGTCTTCGTTGAAGGGCCACCCGGACATCTTCAACCCCCTGTTCTGCAGCATGGTCGAGACGGCCGAAGAGAGCGGCCGGCTGGAAGAAACCCTGCTGCGGCTGGCCGACGTTCTGAGGCGCGACCAGGAATTTAAAGGCAAATTGAAGCAAGCCATGGCGTACCCGCTGGTCGTGCTCTCCCTGGCCGCGGCCGTCGTCACCGGGCTTTTTACTTTCGTGGTACCCAAGTTCACCACTCTCCTGGCGGCGAACGACGTCCCGCTACCCCTGTTGACCCGGTTTATGATGGCCGTCGCCGGTCATTTTGTGTGGATAGCTGCAGGTGCGGCCGCCATCGCCGCCGGCGCCGCAGCGGCGTGGCGCTCGGTGCGGAAGAACGAAAACGTTTCCGCCCGGGTGGAAGCCCTGTTGCTCCGCGTGCCGGTGTTCGGCAGGATCGTGTGCTATTTAAACCTCTCCCAGATTCTCTGGACCCTGGCGACGCTTTTGCGCACCGGCGTGAACCTTGTCCGGTCGCTGGACATCCTGGCCGGAGCCACCTCTTACGCTTCGCTCAAGCGGGAAATCGCCCTGGCCAGGCTCGCGGTCGAGAAGGGCGATACCTTATCGGCGGGGTTCCAGGGCTCAATGTGGCTCCCGCCCGTGGAGCGCCAGATGATGGCCGTGGGGGAGCGGTCGGGGAACCTGGACAGGATGGTCGAGCACGCCGCGGGGCTTCTGGAAAAAGAGGCGGAGATGATTCTCGGACGAATACCGTCCCTCATGGAAGCGGGCATAACCATCGCCGTCGGTGTCGGGGTGCTGGTCGTCATGCTCTCGCTTTTCCTGCCGATTGTTTCGATGTACCAGACGGTGAAATGA
- a CDS encoding prepilin peptidase: MPNFVLTTAFLAGTIIGSFLNVVALRSLSGESVLWPPSRCPACGHRLAALDLVPIFSYIALRGRCSYCRGRISPQYPTVEAATGAVFAALFARYGLTLDFFRLAVFAAALIVVTVTDLKEMTVPYAPLAGAAVAGVALKLADGRGGEIPGDMAAAAAVFAVMAFLSWRGLMGGGDAPVGALIALALGPEQTLAAVFIAVVMGGLYGVALLVKDSQNMKKAVPFVPFLAAGSVAAAVWPGIAGRLFWWWV; encoded by the coding sequence ATGCCGAATTTCGTTTTGACAACGGCCTTTTTGGCCGGAACAATCATCGGCAGTTTCTTAAACGTCGTCGCCCTGCGCTCGCTTTCCGGCGAATCCGTCCTCTGGCCGCCGTCCCGTTGCCCGGCGTGCGGGCACAGGTTGGCCGCGTTAGACCTGGTCCCCATTTTCAGCTACATCGCATTGCGGGGGCGGTGCAGCTATTGCCGGGGCCGCATCTCCCCGCAGTACCCCACCGTCGAGGCAGCGACGGGTGCGGTCTTCGCCGCCCTCTTCGCCCGCTACGGGCTGACGCTTGACTTCTTCCGGCTCGCGGTCTTCGCGGCGGCCCTGATAGTCGTGACGGTCACCGACCTCAAAGAGATGACCGTTCCCTACGCGCCCCTCGCCGGCGCGGCCGTTGCCGGGGTGGCCTTAAAGCTGGCCGACGGGCGCGGCGGCGAAATCCCCGGCGACATGGCCGCGGCTGCCGCCGTCTTCGCCGTTATGGCCTTTTTATCCTGGCGCGGCCTCATGGGCGGGGGCGACGCGCCCGTCGGGGCGTTGATCGCCCTGGCGTTGGGACCGGAGCAAACGCTCGCGGCCGTTTTTATCGCGGTGGTCATGGGCGGCCTCTACGGCGTTGCCCTTTTAGTCAAAGATAGTCAAAACATGAAAAAAGCAGTTCCCTTCGTGCCCTTCTTAGCCGCCGGGAGCGTCGCCGCGGCGGTGTGGCCGGGCATAGCGGGGCGGCTGTTCTGGTGGTGGGTTTAA
- a CDS encoding lytic transglycosylase domain-containing protein — protein MDTLFEKAGKRYGVDPDFLRAVAWVESGFNAKAVSPKGAIGIMQLMAETAKSHGVSDPFDPAQNIDGGARYLRELLDAYGGDVELALVAYNAGPGVVERYNGVPPYPETQNYVAAVKRAYHVFKEAEAVPGGRGTGGGTGEH, from the coding sequence ATGGACACTCTGTTTGAAAAGGCAGGGAAGAGATACGGTGTCGATCCGGACTTTCTCCGTGCCGTGGCGTGGGTTGAAAGCGGTTTCAACGCGAAAGCCGTGTCGCCGAAGGGGGCCATTGGAATTATGCAGCTGATGGCGGAAACGGCGAAATCTCACGGCGTCTCCGACCCCTTCGACCCGGCCCAGAACATCGACGGCGGCGCGCGGTACCTGCGGGAATTGCTCGACGCTTACGGTGGAGACGTCGAATTGGCCTTGGTAGCTTATAACGCCGGGCCCGGAGTGGTGGAGCGGTATAATGGAGTGCCGCCTTATCCTGAGACTCAAAACTACGTCGCCGCGGTCAAGCGGGCATACCATGTCTTCAAAGAAGCGGAAGCCGTTCCGGGCGGCCGGGGGACGGGGGGCGGCACCGGTGAACACTAA
- a CDS encoding type IV pilus twitching motility protein PilT: MNTKVVDALLAFAVERSASDVHIVHGAPPAYRVDGEIYRLDELPGGDRLAVDHPGLDGPLDTGDVEAVARAMLAAVGVSYDEFLMRKNADFAYHIESGDRFRVNAYFNNGAPALACRVLPARIPSMQELFGMLPGVVATIERFAKLPYGMVLVTGPTGSGKSTTLASMVDFINRHYRKHIVTLEDPIEYTYPHGKSIVNQRELGRDVISFADGLRAALREDPDVILVGEMRDLETVEIALHAAKTGHLVLSTLHTGSAAETVERVVSMFPPGQQAMARLDLADALQGVISQQLVRKKAGGRVPAMEILVVTPAVRNLIREGKPHQIPTAIQTGRDEGMVLMDKSLSELIRRGMVSEEDAREKVVDKRRLAEYTKI, translated from the coding sequence GTGAACACTAAAGTTGTCGACGCCTTGCTCGCTTTCGCCGTCGAACGCAGCGCGTCCGACGTGCATATCGTCCACGGTGCCCCTCCGGCATACCGCGTGGACGGGGAGATCTACAGGCTGGACGAGCTGCCCGGGGGCGACAGGCTGGCTGTAGATCACCCCGGCCTGGACGGGCCGCTGGACACCGGGGACGTCGAGGCGGTGGCGCGGGCGATGCTGGCGGCCGTCGGCGTAAGCTATGACGAATTCCTAATGCGGAAGAACGCTGACTTCGCCTACCATATCGAATCCGGCGACCGCTTCCGCGTGAACGCCTATTTCAACAACGGCGCCCCGGCACTAGCGTGCCGCGTCTTGCCCGCCAGGATACCGTCGATGCAAGAGCTCTTCGGCATGCTACCGGGCGTCGTCGCGACTATTGAAAGATTCGCCAAGCTGCCTTACGGCATGGTCCTCGTCACCGGACCGACCGGCTCGGGCAAATCGACGACCCTGGCCTCTATGGTCGACTTTATCAACCGGCACTACCGCAAGCACATCGTGACCCTGGAGGACCCTATTGAATATACCTACCCCCACGGCAAGAGCATAGTCAACCAGCGGGAATTGGGCCGCGACGTCATATCGTTCGCGGACGGCTTGCGGGCGGCCCTGCGTGAAGACCCGGACGTAATACTGGTGGGCGAGATGCGCGACCTGGAGACCGTGGAGATAGCTCTCCACGCCGCCAAGACCGGCCACCTGGTGCTGTCGACCCTGCACACCGGGTCGGCCGCGGAGACGGTGGAGCGCGTCGTGAGCATGTTCCCGCCCGGCCAGCAAGCCATGGCCAGGCTCGACCTGGCCGACGCCCTCCAGGGCGTCATCTCCCAGCAATTGGTGCGCAAAAAGGCTGGCGGGCGCGTGCCGGCCATGGAGATCCTGGTCGTCACCCCGGCCGTGCGGAACCTCATCCGCGAGGGCAAGCCGCACCAGATACCCACAGCGATCCAGACTGGGCGCGACGAGGGGATGGTGTTGATGGACAAATCTCTCTCGGAGCTCATCCGGCGCGGGATGGTAAGCGAGGAAGACGCCAGGGAAAAAGTGGTGGATAAAAGACGGTTGGCGGAGTATACCAAAATCTGA
- a CDS encoding RNA-guided endonuclease InsQ/TnpB family protein, whose amino-acid sequence MSNATSSLKETRNYKFRLYPNKEQESLLLRWLETCRWIYNTALAQRKEAWEREKRSVTRIEQQVWLKEAKKTDERLREIHSQVAQEVLFRVEKAFAAFFRRVKNGKTPGYPRFKGRGRYKSITFTQFGEGKGASFQDGKLRLSKIGLVKIRLHREIPGTIKTVTVKRDAAGKWWAIFAAEIELAQSQAHTGPAAGLDAGLEKFAALSDGSIIENPKYLRKMEKRLKHTQRNLSRKKKDSRNRKKARQKLAKLHAKVCNQRRDFLHKQSRRLVETYGLIAVEKLNIKGMVKNHHLAKSISDAGWGEFMAMLEYKAAEAGTKLVKVNPSGTSQVCSGCGMDVPKELSERTHCCPYCGLILDRDVNAARNILKKALALEAA is encoded by the coding sequence ATGTCAAACGCTACGTCCAGTCTCAAGGAAACCAGGAACTATAAATTCCGGCTTTATCCTAACAAGGAGCAGGAATCCCTATTGTTGCGCTGGCTGGAAACCTGCCGGTGGATATACAACACCGCCTTGGCCCAGCGAAAAGAAGCCTGGGAACGGGAAAAGAGATCTGTTACCCGGATCGAGCAGCAGGTATGGCTCAAAGAGGCCAAGAAGACGGATGAGCGTCTCCGGGAGATACACTCTCAAGTAGCCCAGGAAGTGTTGTTCAGGGTCGAGAAGGCCTTTGCCGCTTTCTTTCGCCGGGTCAAGAACGGGAAAACGCCGGGCTATCCCCGGTTCAAAGGGAGAGGACGTTATAAATCTATCACCTTCACCCAGTTTGGAGAAGGGAAAGGCGCTTCTTTCCAGGACGGCAAGCTGAGATTATCAAAAATCGGCCTGGTGAAGATAAGGTTACACCGGGAAATACCTGGCACTATCAAGACTGTTACCGTCAAACGAGATGCCGCCGGCAAATGGTGGGCCATTTTTGCCGCAGAAATAGAGCTTGCCCAATCGCAGGCTCATACCGGACCTGCCGCAGGTCTGGATGCTGGTCTGGAAAAGTTCGCGGCCCTTTCAGATGGGAGTATCATTGAAAATCCCAAGTACCTGAGAAAAATGGAAAAACGCCTCAAACATACCCAACGCAACCTTTCCCGCAAGAAGAAAGATTCCCGCAACCGGAAAAAGGCCAGACAAAAGCTGGCCAAGCTGCACGCCAAAGTTTGTAACCAACGAAGGGACTTTTTGCACAAGCAATCCCGCAGGCTGGTGGAAACTTACGGCCTGATTGCTGTTGAGAAGCTAAACATTAAAGGAATGGTCAAAAATCATCACCTAGCCAAGAGCATTTCTGATGCAGGCTGGGGAGAGTTCATGGCTATGCTTGAGTACAAAGCGGCAGAGGCTGGTACTAAGCTGGTCAAAGTGAACCCCTCCGGCACTTCTCAGGTATGCAGCGGGTGTGGAATGGATGTGCCTAAAGAATTATCCGAGCGGACTCATTGCTGCCCTTATTGCGGCCTAATACTCGACCGAGATGTGAACGCCGCCCGGAATATCCTGAAAAAGGCGTTGGCTCTGGAAGCGGCATGA
- a CDS encoding prepilin-type N-terminal cleavage/methylation domain-containing protein: MFKLFNKMRKKGKGFTLVELLVVVAIIAILAAVLMPKLLGYTERARQARALADLGSMKTIVEVYAADQGNGLYPDNSSVATVMQNNGIAWTGDDKGIKDPWGNPYYYDRTIDTTTNVTRYIIVSPGLDGNIGTADDVVTTDNLQPSIGAADTTAFPDLTATPPTAAVSYAAQ, from the coding sequence ATGTTCAAGCTTTTTAACAAGATGCGCAAGAAGGGCAAAGGGTTTACCCTGGTAGAGCTTCTGGTGGTAGTCGCCATCATCGCCATCCTTGCCGCGGTGCTCATGCCCAAGCTCCTCGGCTACACCGAGAGGGCACGTCAAGCCCGGGCTCTGGCCGACCTCGGCTCCATGAAGACCATCGTCGAAGTGTACGCCGCGGATCAGGGCAACGGCTTGTACCCTGACAACAGTAGCGTCGCCACCGTGATGCAGAACAACGGCATCGCCTGGACGGGTGACGACAAGGGTATCAAGGATCCCTGGGGCAACCCCTACTACTATGACCGGACCATTGATACCACCACCAACGTCACCCGCTACATCATCGTGTCGCCCGGCCTCGATGGTAATATCGGCACTGCGGACGACGTAGTGACCACCGATAACCTGCAACCCAGCATCGGGGCTGCCGACACCACGGCGTTCCCGGATCTGACCGCCACCCCGCCCACGGCCGCCGTTTCCTACGCGGCCCAGTAA
- a CDS encoding type IV pilus twitching motility protein PilT yields MEALLRFAAGIGATSIHITVGAPPLLRVDGDLCPIRDLAVPGDDRGQQAADFIATNSFWEMVVTPAIARRVAAELFARPELRERFEQTGTVRFVKSLPGMTRFLVSVFRQRGNPAVVCRALGRSVPSLEDVFRHLPEVKEAVERMLATGEGLILVGGPTGSGKAATLAAMVDFINRTSPRHVITVENPIRYLHRHARGVVNQREVGEDVDNFENGVKSALYSDADVIVAGDVPDAGTADAVVVAAETGRLTVCAVRAASAEETVARVARLIPAQESGGPVCRLAAVLHGVVVQKAICGADGGRVVAAGVLPAVPPLKDVLLAGDVTRMAAILHSGSVDGAFPLERALAKLAATDIIDRAKAECRAGDADLFWRFLKLY; encoded by the coding sequence GTGGAAGCATTGCTACGGTTCGCCGCTGGGATCGGCGCCACGTCCATTCATATCACGGTCGGCGCCCCACCGCTCTTAAGGGTGGACGGTGATCTGTGCCCAATCAGAGATCTCGCCGTCCCGGGAGACGACAGAGGACAACAGGCCGCCGACTTCATTGCTACCAATTCGTTTTGGGAAATGGTCGTAACCCCAGCTATAGCGAGGCGGGTGGCTGCCGAGCTTTTCGCCCGACCGGAGCTCCGCGAGCGGTTCGAACAGACGGGAACCGTTCGCTTCGTTAAATCGCTGCCGGGGATGACAAGGTTCCTCGTAAGCGTCTTCCGGCAGCGGGGCAACCCGGCCGTGGTGTGCCGTGCCCTGGGCCGGAGCGTGCCTTCGTTGGAAGACGTGTTCCGCCATCTGCCGGAAGTGAAGGAAGCGGTGGAGCGGATGCTCGCGACCGGGGAAGGGCTGATCCTGGTGGGCGGTCCGACCGGAAGCGGCAAGGCGGCCACTTTAGCCGCCATGGTCGATTTTATCAACCGCACATCGCCGCGGCACGTGATTACAGTTGAGAATCCTATCCGCTATTTGCACCGCCATGCCCGCGGCGTCGTCAACCAGCGCGAGGTCGGTGAGGACGTGGATAACTTCGAAAACGGCGTAAAGTCCGCCTTGTACAGCGACGCGGACGTTATAGTCGCCGGGGACGTGCCGGACGCCGGGACGGCCGACGCGGTGGTAGTAGCCGCCGAGACAGGCAGGCTGACGGTGTGTGCCGTGCGGGCGGCCTCGGCCGAAGAAACGGTGGCGCGAGTGGCCAGGCTGATCCCGGCACAGGAGAGCGGCGGTCCTGTGTGCCGCCTCGCAGCGGTATTACACGGGGTGGTCGTTCAAAAAGCCATCTGCGGCGCCGACGGCGGTCGGGTAGTGGCCGCTGGCGTTTTGCCCGCCGTGCCGCCGCTGAAAGACGTGCTCCTGGCCGGTGATGTCACCAGGATGGCCGCTATTTTGCATTCCGGCTCGGTTGACGGTGCTTTCCCCCTGGAACGGGCGCTCGCGAAGCTGGCGGCAACCGATATAATCGACCGTGCTAAAGCGGAATGTCGTGCTGGGGACGCAGATCTATTCTGGCGGTTTTTAAAGCTCTATTAA
- a CDS encoding type II secretion system protein, with the protein MLKKRRAFRGFTMTELLVVVAIIAVLAVVLLPRFMSYTERARQARAAQDISTMSTIVQAYVADEGQGHYPTNSNDTAVPNSIAAVMQRHGVKWTGDSSGIVDPWGRPYYYAQVVTSP; encoded by the coding sequence ATGTTAAAAAAACGCCGCGCATTTCGCGGCTTCACCATGACCGAATTGCTGGTCGTCGTGGCTATAATCGCCGTTCTGGCTGTGGTCCTCTTGCCTCGCTTCATGAGCTACACCGAGCGGGCGCGCCAGGCGAGGGCCGCCCAAGACATCAGCACCATGTCTACAATAGTGCAGGCCTATGTGGCCGACGAAGGGCAGGGGCATTACCCGACCAACAGCAACGACACGGCCGTCCCGAATTCCATCGCGGCGGTGATGCAGAGGCACGGCGTCAAATGGACGGGCGATTCCAGCGGTATCGTCGACCCGTGGGGGCGGCCATACTATTACGCTCAAGTGGTGACGTCCCCATAA